From the Saccharomycodes ludwigii strain NBRC 1722 chromosome I, whole genome shotgun sequence genome, one window contains:
- a CDS encoding TLC domain-containing protein (similar to Saccharomyces cerevisiae YHL003C | LAG1 | Longevity Assurance Gene (paralog of YKL008C | LAC1)): protein MSKEETKQFLTSPPRRIGKSRSSSIGHLNICHNGPNIGTLTVSIESSIVNHDFPETSKDIDVLKKLFLSFGKMINRHSWITPMLFLIIVYSTYLSSGNFTETNFLHMFVAVSYQIPGTNMYAKGIKDLCFVFYYIIFFAFFREFCMDMLLRPLAYKLGVHQESKVKRMMEQCYSLIYYGISGPFGLYIMYNSDLWLFSIKTMHKTYPDLNNEYLFKIFYLGQAAFWGHQACVLSFQLEKPRKDFKELVFHHVITLLLIWTSYVFHFSKMGLAIYITMDVSDFFLSLSKVMNYLGSVYTPVFYIIFVVSWIYLRHVVNLKILWGVLTKFRTVGNYNLNFATQQYKCWISLPIVFSLIFALQAVNSYWLFLIFRILYHYIFDGFLEDERSDDECEEVSEIDNTNKGKSVKTS from the coding sequence ATGtcaaaagaagaaacaaAACAGTTTTTAACTAGCCCCCCAAGAAGAATAGGAAAAAGCAGATCATCATCTATTGGACATCTTAATATTTGCCATAATGGACCTAATATTGGAACTTTAACTGTCTCCATAGAATCTAGTATTGTCAACCATGATTTTCCAGAGACAAGTAAGGATATCGAtgtattgaaaaaattatttttaagctTTGGAAAAATGATTAATAGGCACAGCTGGATTACCCCaatgctttttttaatcattgTTTATAGCACATATTTATCCTCAGGGAATTTCACTGAAACAAATTTTCTACATATGTTTGTTGCTGTTTCTTATCAAATTCCAGGTACTAATATGTATGCGAAAGGGATTAAAGATTTgtgttttgttttctattatataattttcttcGCCTTTTTCAGAGAGTTTTGCATGGACATGTTACTAAGACCATTGGCTTATAAATTAGGTGTTCACCAAGAGTCCAAAGTTAAAAGAATGATGGAACAATGCTACTCTTTAATCTATTATGGTATTTCAGGCCCATTTGGTTTGTACATTATGTACAACTCTGATTTATGGCTATTTTCAATCAAGACGATGCATAAGACATATCCAGACTTGAATAATGAATATTTGTTCAAAATTTTCTACTTGGGGCAGGCAGCCTTTTGGGGCCATCAGGCATGTGTCTTGTCTTTTCAACTGGAAAAACCAAGAAAGgattttaaagaattaGTCTTCCATCATGTTAttacattattattaatttggaCTTCATATGTCTTCCATTTTAGTAAGATGGGTTTGGCTATCTACATTACCATGGATGTTTctgatttttttctatccTTGTCAAAAGTCATGAATTATTTAGGTTCTGTTTATACTCCGGTTTTTTATATCATCTTTGTGGTTTCCTGGATTTATTTACGTCACGTGgttaatttgaaaattttatgGGGTGTTTTAACCAAGTTTCGTACCGTTGGAAATTATAATCTAAATTTTGCTACTCAACAATATAAATGTTGGATTTCTTTGCCCATTGTTTTCAGTTTAATCTTTGCTTTACAGGCTGTTAATTCCTACTGGTTATTCTTGATCTTTAGAATTTTGTATCATTACATTTTCGATGGTTTTCTAGAGGATGAGAGAAGTGACGATGAATGTGAGGAAGTTTCTGAAATAGATAACACAAATAAAGGGAAGAGTGTTAAAACAAGTTAG